The Toxoplasma gondii ME49 unplaced genomic scaffold asmbl.1854, whole genome shotgun sequence genome has a segment encoding these proteins:
- a CDS encoding Toxoplasma gondii family C protein (encoded by transcript TGME49_329100~Predicted trans-membrane domain (TMHMM2.0):34-54:136-159) → MMHLIQKKCPGFPPGFQLPCRLKARRGRLFRHESCTMLFSVALCLTALASFVPFECSTRRMRTAWANSVLGLETDPERGGTYSGATELDGGATGVNDTSLDMVRDTNAETPLGERSKRPSVAARLSKIQLSGQRRRIVASGILASVVLAVLLGTIFLNSGRNLRKATTPASSAA, encoded by the exons AAGAAATGTCCGGGGTTCCCCCCCGGTTTCCAGCTCCCCTGTCGACTGAAGGCGAGACGTGGGCGGCTATTCCGTCATGAGTCGTGCACAATGCTGTTCTCGGTTGCACTGTGCCTGACGGCTCTTGCGTCCTTCGTTCCTTTCGAGTGCTCTACACGTCGGATGCGCACAGCATGGGCGAACTCCGTTCTGGGTCTTGAGACGGATCCTGAAAGGGGTGGTACGTACAGCGGTGCTACAGAACTAGACGGCGGTGCTACAGGAGTAAACGACACATCTCTCGACATGGTGCGTGATACAAATGCCGAAACACCATTGGGAGAACGGAGCAAACGTCCAAGCGTCGCCGCGCGTCTTTCAAAGATACAACTCTCCGGACAACGTCGTCGAATAGTGGCTTCTGGAAT CCTTGCAAGCGTCGTGCTTGCTGTCCTCCTCGGCACCATCTTTCTCAACTCGGGCAGAAATTTGCGTAAAGCAACTACGCCAGCTTCAA GCGCGGCGTAA